The Caulifigura coniformis genome includes a region encoding these proteins:
- a CDS encoding DUF1501 domain-containing protein: MLIRVPGQPGKDLCDGHLGVTRRDVLRVGGSSMLGATLGGMLQMQAASAAEGTVGGAGWGQAKSIILCYLQGGPSHLDLWDPKENVPENVKSIFSPISTKVPGLQFTELLPQLANVTDKVTMIRSMSYTPNGLFNHTAAIYQMMTGYTTDKVSPSGQLEPPSPKDFPNFGSNIMRLKPTNTPMLPFVMLPRPLQESNVVGKGGTAGFLGKAFDPYTLYPDGDDMDMTKMDRIRVDDLELRADVYGERLERRAKLRDVVNAGMPEVDRAVKSYNLNEYYSRALSLVASGKARDAFALEQEKRETRDRYGRNTFGQSLMLARRLVEAGTRVVEVVWPKVANSDNHSWDVHTGLPDRMKKQSAPMLDTGLSALIEDLDDRGMLSETLVVAVGEFGRSPQRGVSTSGNGNSADGRDHWPYCYTAVVAGAGMKRGYVHGQSDATGSAPLKDPVHPGQLLATIYHAFGINPQTIVYNHLNQPRELVKAEAVNTLFA; the protein is encoded by the coding sequence ATGCTTATTCGCGTTCCCGGTCAGCCCGGCAAAGATCTTTGCGACGGCCATCTTGGCGTCACCCGGCGTGACGTCCTCCGTGTCGGCGGCTCGAGCATGCTCGGGGCGACCCTCGGCGGCATGCTGCAGATGCAGGCGGCCAGCGCCGCGGAAGGAACCGTCGGCGGCGCCGGCTGGGGGCAGGCCAAGAGCATCATCCTCTGCTATCTGCAGGGGGGGCCGAGCCATCTCGATCTGTGGGACCCGAAGGAGAACGTCCCCGAGAACGTGAAGTCGATCTTCAGCCCGATCAGCACGAAGGTCCCGGGGCTCCAGTTCACCGAGCTCCTGCCGCAGCTGGCCAACGTCACCGACAAGGTGACGATGATTCGCTCGATGAGCTACACGCCGAACGGCCTGTTCAACCACACGGCCGCCATCTACCAGATGATGACCGGCTACACGACCGACAAGGTCAGCCCGTCCGGCCAGCTGGAGCCGCCGAGCCCGAAGGACTTCCCGAACTTCGGCTCGAACATCATGCGGCTGAAGCCGACGAATACGCCGATGCTGCCGTTCGTCATGCTTCCCCGTCCGCTGCAGGAGAGCAATGTCGTCGGCAAGGGAGGCACGGCCGGCTTCCTCGGAAAAGCGTTCGACCCCTACACGCTGTATCCGGATGGGGACGACATGGACATGACGAAGATGGACCGCATCCGCGTCGACGACCTCGAGCTGCGGGCGGACGTTTACGGCGAGCGCCTCGAACGCCGTGCGAAGCTGCGCGACGTCGTGAACGCCGGCATGCCGGAAGTCGACCGCGCCGTGAAGAGCTACAACCTCAATGAGTACTACAGCCGGGCCCTGAGCCTCGTCGCCTCTGGAAAGGCTCGCGACGCGTTCGCCCTCGAACAGGAAAAGCGTGAAACCCGCGACCGCTACGGCCGGAATACCTTTGGCCAGTCCCTGATGCTCGCCCGCCGCCTGGTGGAAGCCGGGACCCGCGTCGTGGAAGTGGTGTGGCCCAAGGTGGCCAACAGCGACAACCACTCGTGGGACGTGCATACCGGCCTGCCAGACCGCATGAAGAAGCAGTCGGCCCCGATGCTCGATACCGGGCTTTCGGCCCTGATTGAAGACCTCGACGACCGCGGCATGCTTTCGGAGACGCTGGTGGTGGCGGTCGGAGAATTCGGCCGCAGCCCGCAGCGCGGCGTCAGCACCTCCGGCAACGGCAACAGCGCCGACGGCCGCGACCACTGGCCGTACTGCTACACGGCGGTCGTCGCCGGCGCCGGCATGAAGCGCGGCTACGTGCACGGCCAGAGCGATGCCACCGGCTCGGCCCCGCTCAAGGATCCGGTCCATCCCGGCCAGCTCCTGGCGACGATCTACCATGCCTTCGGCATCAACCCGCAGACGATCGTCTACAACCACCTCAATCAGCCGCGCGAGCTGGTGAAGGCCGAGGCGGTGAACACGCTGTTCGCGTAA
- a CDS encoding Gfo/Idh/MocA family protein codes for MKTGFGIVGTGMISKFHALAIKDIPNARLVGCSDMKPERAAAFGKEEGCKGYESLDAMLADPEIQVVTICTPSGAHVEPAVAAAKAGKHVLVEKPLEITLERCDRIINACKEAGVYLGAILPSRFSPANLALKNAIDSGRFGKLTLGDTYVKWWRTQEYYDSGAWRGTWELDGGGSYMNQAIHNVDLLYWFMGDVDQVCGLTSTIAHERIAVEDVGTAIVKFKNGALGTLEATTSAWPGLLKKTEIHGTQGSAIVEQDDVLMWEFANAVGDDAQVKEKFAKKAGTTGGASDPKAIAYTGHKLQFEDFVEAVQKGRPPAIDGLQGRKSVEIILAIYESSWTGKRVQLPLKADPKRPA; via the coding sequence ATGAAAACTGGCTTCGGCATCGTCGGCACAGGAATGATCTCCAAGTTCCACGCCCTGGCGATCAAGGACATCCCCAACGCCCGCCTCGTTGGCTGCTCGGATATGAAGCCGGAACGGGCCGCCGCGTTCGGCAAGGAAGAAGGCTGCAAGGGATACGAATCGCTGGACGCCATGCTGGCCGATCCGGAGATCCAGGTCGTGACGATCTGCACCCCCAGCGGCGCGCATGTCGAGCCGGCCGTCGCCGCCGCGAAAGCCGGCAAGCATGTTCTCGTCGAGAAGCCGCTCGAGATCACGCTCGAGCGCTGCGACAGGATCATCAACGCCTGTAAAGAAGCCGGCGTCTATCTCGGCGCCATCCTGCCGTCGCGATTCTCGCCGGCCAACCTGGCGCTGAAGAACGCGATTGATTCCGGCCGGTTCGGCAAGTTGACGCTGGGCGACACGTATGTGAAGTGGTGGCGGACGCAGGAATACTACGACTCGGGCGCCTGGCGCGGCACCTGGGAGCTGGACGGCGGCGGCTCGTACATGAATCAGGCGATTCACAATGTCGACCTGCTCTACTGGTTCATGGGCGATGTCGACCAGGTTTGCGGTTTGACATCGACCATCGCGCACGAGCGGATCGCCGTGGAAGACGTCGGCACCGCCATCGTGAAGTTCAAAAACGGCGCTCTCGGGACGCTCGAGGCCACGACCTCGGCCTGGCCGGGACTGCTGAAAAAGACCGAGATCCACGGCACTCAGGGCTCGGCCATCGTCGAGCAGGACGACGTCCTCATGTGGGAATTCGCCAACGCCGTCGGCGACGACGCCCAGGTGAAAGAGAAGTTTGCGAAGAAGGCCGGCACCACCGGCGGCGCCTCTGACCCCAAGGCGATCGCCTATACGGGGCACAAGCTGCAGTTCGAAGACTTCGTCGAAGCCGTCCAGAAGGGCCGGCCCCCGGCAATCGACGGACTGCAGGGGCGCAAGAGCGTCGAGATCATCCTCGCGATCTACGAATCGTCGTGGACGGGCAAGCGCGTCCAGCTGCCGCTCAAGGCCGATCCGAAGCGCCCGGCGTAA